Proteins co-encoded in one Natrinema sp. CBA1119 genomic window:
- a CDS encoding IclR family transcriptional regulator, with product MDEDPSVSINAIKRSYTIVDEICDRDRAGATELADALGLPKSTVHNHLRTLATLGYLVEEDGTYRLGARYLHLGQKSRNSRAVFQHGRDAVEALAAQSGRYCQLAVEENGETVVIQSTRWVPDEGARPAQQTYPMRAHLHTNAPGKALLAHLPSERITAVIDRTGLDSRTELTVTDEDDLRSELETIREQGYAVDRGELVSGMLGVAAPIATERTVHGAVAAYGAGHEMREALDEGLPDLVKETADDIRADIVFDSLE from the coding sequence ATGGACGAGGACCCATCGGTCTCGATCAACGCGATAAAACGGTCGTATACGATCGTCGATGAGATATGCGACCGTGACCGGGCGGGGGCAACCGAGCTCGCGGACGCGTTAGGGCTGCCGAAGAGCACCGTTCACAACCACCTCCGCACGCTCGCGACGCTGGGCTATCTCGTCGAAGAAGACGGGACGTACCGCCTCGGGGCTCGATACCTCCACTTAGGGCAGAAATCGCGGAACTCGCGGGCTGTATTCCAGCACGGTCGCGACGCCGTCGAGGCGCTCGCAGCGCAGTCCGGCAGATACTGTCAACTCGCCGTCGAGGAAAACGGAGAGACGGTAGTCATTCAGTCTACGCGGTGGGTGCCCGACGAGGGAGCCCGCCCCGCTCAACAGACGTATCCGATGCGTGCACACCTCCACACGAATGCGCCGGGCAAGGCGCTCCTCGCACACCTGCCGTCCGAACGGATTACGGCGGTGATCGATCGGACGGGTCTGGATTCCCGGACGGAACTGACCGTGACGGACGAGGACGACCTCCGATCCGAACTGGAGACCATACGCGAGCAAGGGTACGCCGTCGATCGGGGAGAACTCGTCAGTGGAATGCTCGGTGTCGCCGCTCCCATCGCGACCGAACGGACCGTTCACGGCGCAGTCGCCGCGTACGGCGCTGGCCACGAGATGCGAGAGGCACTCGACGAGGGGCTCCCCGACCTCGTTAAAGAAACCGCGGACGACATCAGGGCAGACATCGTCTTCGATAGCCTCGAGTAG